The Aquila chrysaetos chrysaetos chromosome 6, bAquChr1.4, whole genome shotgun sequence genome window below encodes:
- the ALDH4A1 gene encoding delta-1-pyrroline-5-carboxylate dehydrogenase, mitochondrial isoform X3 yields MWRALRGLRGGGRRWQHRSAIEVTNEPILEFKPGSPERAALQKALADLKGKTESIPCVIGGEEVWTSTVRYQLSPFNHAHKVAKYCYANKELINKAINAALAARKEWDLKPVQDRAQIFLKAADMLSGPRRAEVLAKTMIGQGKTVIQAEIDAAAELIDFFRFNAKYALELENSQPISVDVSTNSMVYRGLEGFVAAVSPFNFTAIGGNLAGAPALMGNVVLWKPSDTALLSSYAVYKILLEAGLPPNVVQFVPADGPVFGDTVTSSEHFCGLNFTGSVPTFKRLWKQVSENLDRYRNFPRLAGECGGKNFHLVHSSADVASVVNGTLRSAFEYGGQKCSACSRLYAPDSLWPQIKEKLLEEHGKIKVGDPAQDFGTFFSAVIDDKSFARIKKWIEHAKKSSSLTILAGGGCDDSVGYFIEPCIVESKDPQDPIMKEEIFGPVLTVYVYPEKRYKEVLELIDTTTPYGLTGAVFAQEKRIIDEARNLLRNAAGNFYINDKSTGAVVAQQPFGGSRISGTNDKPGGPHYILRWTSPQAVKETHVPLTDWRYAYMQ; encoded by the exons ATGTGGCGGGCGCTGCGTgggctgcggggcggcgg GCGGAGATGGCAGCACCGCTCGGCCATCGAGGTGACCAACGAGCCGATCCTCGAGTTTAAACCAGGGAGCCCCGAGCGAGCAGCGCTTCAGAAG GCCCTTGCTGACTTGAAGGGCAAGACAGAATCCATCCCGTGCGTGATCGGGGGAGAAGAGGTGTGGACGTCGACGGTGCGGTACCAGCTGTCG ccATTTAATCATGCGCACAAGGTGGCCAAGTACTGCTATGCCAACAAG gagcTCATTAACAAAGCCATTAACGCTGCCTTGGCAGCGAGGAAGGAATGGGACCTGAAACCGGTCCAGGACCGAGCCCAGATCTTCCTGAAGGCGGCTGACATGCTGAGCGGCCCGAGGCGAGCAGAAGTGCTGGCCAAAACCATGATCGGGCAG GGTAAAACAGTCATCCAGGCGGAAATcgatgctgctgcagagctgataGACTTCTTCCGATTCAATGCCAAGTATGCCCTGGAGCTGGAGAACAGCCAGCCCATCAGCGTGGACGTCAGCACCAACAGCATGGTCTACCGGGGGCtggag GGTTTCGTGGCAGCCGTCTCTCCCTTCAACTTCACGGCAATCGGCGGCAACCTGGCAGGGGCTCCGGCATTGATG GGAAACGTGGTGCTGTGGAAGCCCAGCGACACTGCCCTGCTCTCCAGCTACGCTGTCTACAAGATCCTCCTCGAAGCTGGGCTCCCTCCGAACGTCGTGCAGTTTGTGCCAGCGGATGGGCCCGTGTTCGGAGACACCGTCACGAGCTCCGAGCACTTCTGCGGGCTCAATTTCACCGGCAGCGTGCC GACTTTCAAACGGCTCTGGAAGCAGGTTTCCGAAAACCTGGATCGCTACCGCAATTTCCCACGCCTGGCTGGAG AGTGCGGCGGCAAGAACTTCCACCTTGTGCACAGCTCGGCCGATGTGGCCAGCGTGGTGAACGGGACCCTGCGCTCGGCCTTTGAGTACGGCGGCCAAAAATGCTCGGCTTGCTCCCGCCTCTACGCCCCGGACTCGCTGTGGCCCCAGATCAAAGAGAAACTGCTGGAGGAGCACGGGAAGATCAAAGTGGGAGAC CCCGCCCAGGACTTTGGGACGTTTTTCTCCGCAGTGATTGATGACAAG tcttttgcACGGATAAAGAAATGGATCGAGCACGCCAAGAAGTCGTCCAGCCTCACCATCCTGGCAGGAGGCGGCTGCGACGACAGCGTTGGATACTTCATTGAGCCGTGCATCGTGGAGAGCAAAGACCCACAGGACCCCATCATGAAAGAG GAAATTTTTGGCCCGGTCCTCACGGTGTACGTCTACCCGGAAAAGCGGTACAAGGAGGTCCTGGAGCTGATCGACACCACAACGCCCTATGGCCTCACGGGGGCAGTCTTCGCCCAGGAGAA GAGAATCATCGATGAAGCCAGGAACCTTCTGCGCAACGCAGCCGGCAATTTCTATATCAACGATAAGTCGACAGGCGCTGTTGTGGCTCAGCAGCCCTTCGGAGGCTCCCGCATCTCAG GCACAAACGACAAACCTGGTGGCCCCCACTACATCCTGCGCTGGACGTCTCCCCAGGCCGTCAAAGAAACACACGTGCCCCTGACGGACTGGCGCTATGCCTACATGCAGTGA
- the ALDH4A1 gene encoding delta-1-pyrroline-5-carboxylate dehydrogenase, mitochondrial isoform X1, producing the protein MSRLASQLRHRYPTGWSAGVITRCGAWARAAGLAGERVEQRRWQHRSAIEVTNEPILEFKPGSPERAALQKALADLKGKTESIPCVIGGEEVWTSTVRYQLSPFNHAHKVAKYCYANKELINKAINAALAARKEWDLKPVQDRAQIFLKAADMLSGPRRAEVLAKTMIGQGKTVIQAEIDAAAELIDFFRFNAKYALELENSQPISVDVSTNSMVYRGLEGFVAAVSPFNFTAIGGNLAGAPALMGNVVLWKPSDTALLSSYAVYKILLEAGLPPNVVQFVPADGPVFGDTVTSSEHFCGLNFTGSVPTFKRLWKQVSENLDRYRNFPRLAGECGGKNFHLVHSSADVASVVNGTLRSAFEYGGQKCSACSRLYAPDSLWPQIKEKLLEEHGKIKVGDPAQDFGTFFSAVIDDKSFARIKKWIEHAKKSSSLTILAGGGCDDSVGYFIEPCIVESKDPQDPIMKEEIFGPVLTVYVYPEKRYKEVLELIDTTTPYGLTGAVFAQEKRIIDEARNLLRNAAGNFYINDKSTGAVVAQQPFGGSRISGTNDKPGGPHYILRWTSPQAVKETHVPLTDWRYAYMQ; encoded by the exons ATGTCCAGGCTCGCTTCCCAGCTCCGGCATCGTTATCCGACGGGATGGAGCGCGGGCGTGATAACGCGGTGCGGTGCCTGGGCGCGCGCGGCCGGTTTGGCCGGGGAACGCGTTGAGCA GCGGAGATGGCAGCACCGCTCGGCCATCGAGGTGACCAACGAGCCGATCCTCGAGTTTAAACCAGGGAGCCCCGAGCGAGCAGCGCTTCAGAAG GCCCTTGCTGACTTGAAGGGCAAGACAGAATCCATCCCGTGCGTGATCGGGGGAGAAGAGGTGTGGACGTCGACGGTGCGGTACCAGCTGTCG ccATTTAATCATGCGCACAAGGTGGCCAAGTACTGCTATGCCAACAAG gagcTCATTAACAAAGCCATTAACGCTGCCTTGGCAGCGAGGAAGGAATGGGACCTGAAACCGGTCCAGGACCGAGCCCAGATCTTCCTGAAGGCGGCTGACATGCTGAGCGGCCCGAGGCGAGCAGAAGTGCTGGCCAAAACCATGATCGGGCAG GGTAAAACAGTCATCCAGGCGGAAATcgatgctgctgcagagctgataGACTTCTTCCGATTCAATGCCAAGTATGCCCTGGAGCTGGAGAACAGCCAGCCCATCAGCGTGGACGTCAGCACCAACAGCATGGTCTACCGGGGGCtggag GGTTTCGTGGCAGCCGTCTCTCCCTTCAACTTCACGGCAATCGGCGGCAACCTGGCAGGGGCTCCGGCATTGATG GGAAACGTGGTGCTGTGGAAGCCCAGCGACACTGCCCTGCTCTCCAGCTACGCTGTCTACAAGATCCTCCTCGAAGCTGGGCTCCCTCCGAACGTCGTGCAGTTTGTGCCAGCGGATGGGCCCGTGTTCGGAGACACCGTCACGAGCTCCGAGCACTTCTGCGGGCTCAATTTCACCGGCAGCGTGCC GACTTTCAAACGGCTCTGGAAGCAGGTTTCCGAAAACCTGGATCGCTACCGCAATTTCCCACGCCTGGCTGGAG AGTGCGGCGGCAAGAACTTCCACCTTGTGCACAGCTCGGCCGATGTGGCCAGCGTGGTGAACGGGACCCTGCGCTCGGCCTTTGAGTACGGCGGCCAAAAATGCTCGGCTTGCTCCCGCCTCTACGCCCCGGACTCGCTGTGGCCCCAGATCAAAGAGAAACTGCTGGAGGAGCACGGGAAGATCAAAGTGGGAGAC CCCGCCCAGGACTTTGGGACGTTTTTCTCCGCAGTGATTGATGACAAG tcttttgcACGGATAAAGAAATGGATCGAGCACGCCAAGAAGTCGTCCAGCCTCACCATCCTGGCAGGAGGCGGCTGCGACGACAGCGTTGGATACTTCATTGAGCCGTGCATCGTGGAGAGCAAAGACCCACAGGACCCCATCATGAAAGAG GAAATTTTTGGCCCGGTCCTCACGGTGTACGTCTACCCGGAAAAGCGGTACAAGGAGGTCCTGGAGCTGATCGACACCACAACGCCCTATGGCCTCACGGGGGCAGTCTTCGCCCAGGAGAA GAGAATCATCGATGAAGCCAGGAACCTTCTGCGCAACGCAGCCGGCAATTTCTATATCAACGATAAGTCGACAGGCGCTGTTGTGGCTCAGCAGCCCTTCGGAGGCTCCCGCATCTCAG GCACAAACGACAAACCTGGTGGCCCCCACTACATCCTGCGCTGGACGTCTCCCCAGGCCGTCAAAGAAACACACGTGCCCCTGACGGACTGGCGCTATGCCTACATGCAGTGA
- the ALDH4A1 gene encoding delta-1-pyrroline-5-carboxylate dehydrogenase, mitochondrial isoform X2 has product MSRLASQLRHRYPTGWSAGVITRRRWQHRSAIEVTNEPILEFKPGSPERAALQKALADLKGKTESIPCVIGGEEVWTSTVRYQLSPFNHAHKVAKYCYANKELINKAINAALAARKEWDLKPVQDRAQIFLKAADMLSGPRRAEVLAKTMIGQGKTVIQAEIDAAAELIDFFRFNAKYALELENSQPISVDVSTNSMVYRGLEGFVAAVSPFNFTAIGGNLAGAPALMGNVVLWKPSDTALLSSYAVYKILLEAGLPPNVVQFVPADGPVFGDTVTSSEHFCGLNFTGSVPTFKRLWKQVSENLDRYRNFPRLAGECGGKNFHLVHSSADVASVVNGTLRSAFEYGGQKCSACSRLYAPDSLWPQIKEKLLEEHGKIKVGDPAQDFGTFFSAVIDDKSFARIKKWIEHAKKSSSLTILAGGGCDDSVGYFIEPCIVESKDPQDPIMKEEIFGPVLTVYVYPEKRYKEVLELIDTTTPYGLTGAVFAQEKRIIDEARNLLRNAAGNFYINDKSTGAVVAQQPFGGSRISGTNDKPGGPHYILRWTSPQAVKETHVPLTDWRYAYMQ; this is encoded by the exons ATGTCCAGGCTCGCTTCCCAGCTCCGGCATCGTTATCCGACGGGATGGAGCGCGGGCGTGATAACGCG GCGGAGATGGCAGCACCGCTCGGCCATCGAGGTGACCAACGAGCCGATCCTCGAGTTTAAACCAGGGAGCCCCGAGCGAGCAGCGCTTCAGAAG GCCCTTGCTGACTTGAAGGGCAAGACAGAATCCATCCCGTGCGTGATCGGGGGAGAAGAGGTGTGGACGTCGACGGTGCGGTACCAGCTGTCG ccATTTAATCATGCGCACAAGGTGGCCAAGTACTGCTATGCCAACAAG gagcTCATTAACAAAGCCATTAACGCTGCCTTGGCAGCGAGGAAGGAATGGGACCTGAAACCGGTCCAGGACCGAGCCCAGATCTTCCTGAAGGCGGCTGACATGCTGAGCGGCCCGAGGCGAGCAGAAGTGCTGGCCAAAACCATGATCGGGCAG GGTAAAACAGTCATCCAGGCGGAAATcgatgctgctgcagagctgataGACTTCTTCCGATTCAATGCCAAGTATGCCCTGGAGCTGGAGAACAGCCAGCCCATCAGCGTGGACGTCAGCACCAACAGCATGGTCTACCGGGGGCtggag GGTTTCGTGGCAGCCGTCTCTCCCTTCAACTTCACGGCAATCGGCGGCAACCTGGCAGGGGCTCCGGCATTGATG GGAAACGTGGTGCTGTGGAAGCCCAGCGACACTGCCCTGCTCTCCAGCTACGCTGTCTACAAGATCCTCCTCGAAGCTGGGCTCCCTCCGAACGTCGTGCAGTTTGTGCCAGCGGATGGGCCCGTGTTCGGAGACACCGTCACGAGCTCCGAGCACTTCTGCGGGCTCAATTTCACCGGCAGCGTGCC GACTTTCAAACGGCTCTGGAAGCAGGTTTCCGAAAACCTGGATCGCTACCGCAATTTCCCACGCCTGGCTGGAG AGTGCGGCGGCAAGAACTTCCACCTTGTGCACAGCTCGGCCGATGTGGCCAGCGTGGTGAACGGGACCCTGCGCTCGGCCTTTGAGTACGGCGGCCAAAAATGCTCGGCTTGCTCCCGCCTCTACGCCCCGGACTCGCTGTGGCCCCAGATCAAAGAGAAACTGCTGGAGGAGCACGGGAAGATCAAAGTGGGAGAC CCCGCCCAGGACTTTGGGACGTTTTTCTCCGCAGTGATTGATGACAAG tcttttgcACGGATAAAGAAATGGATCGAGCACGCCAAGAAGTCGTCCAGCCTCACCATCCTGGCAGGAGGCGGCTGCGACGACAGCGTTGGATACTTCATTGAGCCGTGCATCGTGGAGAGCAAAGACCCACAGGACCCCATCATGAAAGAG GAAATTTTTGGCCCGGTCCTCACGGTGTACGTCTACCCGGAAAAGCGGTACAAGGAGGTCCTGGAGCTGATCGACACCACAACGCCCTATGGCCTCACGGGGGCAGTCTTCGCCCAGGAGAA GAGAATCATCGATGAAGCCAGGAACCTTCTGCGCAACGCAGCCGGCAATTTCTATATCAACGATAAGTCGACAGGCGCTGTTGTGGCTCAGCAGCCCTTCGGAGGCTCCCGCATCTCAG GCACAAACGACAAACCTGGTGGCCCCCACTACATCCTGCGCTGGACGTCTCCCCAGGCCGTCAAAGAAACACACGTGCCCCTGACGGACTGGCGCTATGCCTACATGCAGTGA